GAGCCGGGGATTATCCTCTTTGATGAACCGACGACAGGGTTGGATCCTCTGATGGCGAAATCAATTCACGATCTGATCGTCACCATGCAGCGGCGGTTCGGTTTTACTGCAGTCATGGTCAGCCATGAAATCCCGGAGATCTTCGGGATTTCCGATTGGGTGGCGATGCTTCGAAAAGGGAAAATTGTGTTGATGGCCACGGCTGCAGAATTCCCGCGGACCACAGATCCGGAGATTCGGGAATTCATTTCAGTCGGTGGCACTGTGATGCTGCCCAATTCGCTCGCTGAGTAAAGGAGGACTACCGGGGATGGAAAAAACCAAGCTGGAAATCGTGGTCGGCGTCTTCGTGCTCGTCGGCGTATTGTGCCTCGGGTATCTCTCCATCAAGCTCGGGAAACTCGAGATGATCGGCGGCGATGTCTATGAGGTCGAAGCCCAGTTCAACAGCGCCTCGGGGCTCAAACCTGGTTCGACGATTGAGATCGCCGGGGTCGAGGTCGGCAGGGTCCGGGGGATTACGCTCGTCGAGGATCGGGCGAAGGTGAAACTGGCAGTCAATAAGACCGTGAAACTCTATACGGACACCATTGCGTCCATCAAGACGCGGGGGATCATCGGGGAAAAATTTTTGGCCCTGAATCCGGGAGGGGGGGGCGACCCGCTCAAGCCGGGGGATATCATACGCGATACCGAATCGGGGCTCGATCTCGAGGAGCTGGTGAGCCAATTTGTGCATGGGAAAGTGAACTGAGCTAACTGGTTTGGCTGGTTGATTTGGTTTCTTTGGTTCATCTGGTTAGTTTCGTTTGACTACCTAACGAGACAAACTAAATAAACCAAACAACATTCTGATGCTGGAGGAGGGCACATGGAGATCAAGGGATCCGCTGCGACACAGGCGCAGCGATGGAGTTCGAAGTGGTTGCTCAGCGGTCTAGCCGGTCTGTTGTTGTTCGGCGGAGT
The nucleotide sequence above comes from Nitrospirota bacterium. Encoded proteins:
- the mlaD gene encoding outer membrane lipid asymmetry maintenance protein MlaD, whose product is MEKTKLEIVVGVFVLVGVLCLGYLSIKLGKLEMIGGDVYEVEAQFNSASGLKPGSTIEIAGVEVGRVRGITLVEDRAKVKLAVNKTVKLYTDTIASIKTRGIIGEKFLALNPGGGGDPLKPGDIIRDTESGLDLEELVSQFVHGKVN